The following coding sequences are from one Culex quinquefasciatus strain JHB chromosome 1, VPISU_Cqui_1.0_pri_paternal, whole genome shotgun sequence window:
- the LOC6046291 gene encoding LOW QUALITY PROTEIN: allantoicase (The sequence of the model RefSeq protein was modified relative to this genomic sequence to represent the inferred CDS: inserted 2 bases in 2 codons), whose amino-acid sequence MSSVVQKTVEPAFVQLSELASKSSGGRILFATDDWFAPAEWMLADSEPVFVADKYTTFGKWMDGWETRRKRIAGHDWCIVRLAAPARVCGIMVDTAHFTGNFAPRFSLQGAALDATEEESIPERGREMMGTACSEKDLQLMATLGSDRWKEIIEMTPLKPGYEDTRKQYFSVTSDQVFSHLRVNIFPDGGIARLRVFGQVQPNLQALASTGRLVDLLGMLNGGQCLTFSNAHYGHPRNLCKPNRGINMGDGWETARRLDRPPVLKTDRQGILQVPGCEWAIFKLCSPRSKVEXVVVDTNHFXGNFPDNVKIEATLLAETATLQSAQWKVMLDSSKLSAHREHVYQEESLRFRGPCSHVRITMAPDGGISRVRLFGVVL is encoded by the exons ATGTCCTCCGTGGTGCAGAAAACCGTCGAACCGGCGTTCGTTCAGCTCAGCGAACTGGCCTCCAAAAGT AGCGGTGGCCGGATTCTGTTTGCGACGGACGACTGGTTCGCGCCGGCCGAATGGATGCTGGCCGATTCGGAGCCGGTGTTCGTGGCGGACAAGTACACCACGTTTGGCAAGTGGATGGACGGATGGGAGACGAGACGTAAGCGGATCGCCGGGCACGATTGGTGCATCGTCCGGTTGGCGGCACCGGCGCGGGTCTGCGGCATTATGGTTGATACGGCGCACTTTACCGGGAACTTTGCTCCGAGGTTTTCGCTGCAGGGTGCTGCGTTGGATGCGACCGAGGAGGAATCGATTCCGGAACGTGGCCGCGAGATGATGGGGACGGCCTGCAGTGAGAAGGATTTGCAGCTGATGGCCACGCTCGGAAGTGACCGGTGGAAGGAGATTATCGAGATGACCCCGCTGAAGCCGGGCTACGAGGACACCCGAAAGCAGTACTTTAGCGTCACAAGCGACCAGGTGTTTAGCCATTTGAGGGTCAACATCTTCCCGGACGGCGGGATCGCTCGGTTGCGCGTGTTTGGCCAGGTTCAACCGAACCTTCAAGCGCTAGCCTCAACCGGTCGACTCGTCGATCTGCTTGGAATGCTCAACGGAGGACAGTGCTTAACGTTCTCGAACGCCCACTACGGCCATCCGAGGAACCTGTGCAAACCTAACCGGGGCATCAACATGGGCGACGGTTGGGAAACGGCCCGACGGCTGGATCGACCACCCGTCCTGAAAACAGACCGCCAAGGAATCCTCCAGGTGCCCGGATGCGAATGGGCCATCTTCAAACTTTGCTCACCGCGCTCAAAAGTTG AAGTCGTCGTGGACACGAACCACT AAGGAAACTTCCCGGACAACGTAAAAATTGAGGCCACTCTACTAGCGGAAACCGCAACGCTGCAATCCGCCCAGTGGAAGGTCATGCTAGACAGCAGTAAGCTGTCCGCCCACCGGGAACACGTCTACCAGGAGGAATCGCTACGGTTCCGGGGACCTTGCTCGCACGTACGCATTACGATGGCGCCGGACGGTGGAATTTCGCGCGTTCGGCTGTTTGGAgtagttttgtaa